One stretch of Zingiber officinale cultivar Zhangliang chromosome 6B, Zo_v1.1, whole genome shotgun sequence DNA includes these proteins:
- the LOC121991432 gene encoding uncharacterized protein At1g15400-like has product MAELQRSVQTFRRSGSSGLQWGETSLAGDKLGQEGGGGEVELLRSRSVGTSSGTADSSRRCRERDHDGGRQPAFRTRGPISPAEDPPSPGVGGCVLCVIFAKPSKRKQPSNPKRR; this is encoded by the coding sequence ATGGCGGAGCTTCAGCGATCTGTGCAAACCTTCAGGAGGTCAGGCTCCTCCGGGCTGCAGTGGGGGGAGACCTCCCTCGCTGGCGATAAGCTCGGCCAGGAAGGAGGCGGCGGGGAAGTTGAGCTCCTCCGCTCACGAAGCGTCGGAACGTCCAGCGGCACTGCCGACTCCTCCCGGCGATGCCGAGAGCGTGACCATGACGGCGGGAGGCAACCGGCCTTCCGTACGCGGGGACCCATTTCGCCGGCCGAGGACCCGCCGTCGCCGGGGGTAGGCGGGTGCGTCCTCTGCGTGATCTTCGCCAAGCCCAGCAAGAGGAAGCAACCGAGCAACCCGAAGAGGCGCTAA
- the LOC121989125 gene encoding protein FAR1-RELATED SEQUENCE 5-like: MDGESTSCRRLNFEGNEDSWEGDFDIINEGLNIETDLDIPQLGLEFETEEDAYQFYLTYAKKVGFGIRRGKTHMDKSGKLLDRVFFCCAQGKRGKDKRDLYIKVSRDETRFGCEAKMKISIRKKTKFTVVQFVKEHNHYLSSPNKTHLYRSHRNISSSAVIQIDMASDVGIPPKASHDLMVRQVGRRENLGFIPEDYKNYLRSKRTINMRVGDTGGVLEYLQKMQFDDPNFFYAIQVDEDDLITNIFWSDAKMRADYVNFGDVVCFDTTYRKNNEGRPIALFVGVNHHKQSILFGATLLYDETSLTFEWLFDTLTRAMGEKKPTTILTDQDAAMAKALASRWPETHHRLCIWHIYQNAAIHLSQVFSQFRDFAKDFASCIYDFDEDEDFM; encoded by the exons ATGGATGGTGAATCTACTAGTTGTCGTCGTTTGAATTTTGAAGGAAATGAAGATAGTTGGGAAGGTGACTTTGATATTATTAATGAAG GGTTGAACATTGAAACAGATTTGGATATACCACAACTGGGGCTAGAATTTGAAACAGAAGAAGatgcatatcaattttatttgacATATGCTAAAAAGGTTGGATTTGGCATAAGGAGAGGTAAAACCCATATGGATAAATCGGGCAAATTACTTGATAGGGTTTTTTTTTGTTGTGCCCAaggtaaaagaggaaaagacaaaCGAGATCTTTATATCAAAGTAAGTCGTGATGAAACAAGGTTTGGTTGTGAGGCTAAAATGAAGATTAGCATTCGGAAAAAAACCAAATTTACTGTGGTGCAAtttgttaaagagcataatcattatctcTCAAGTCCAAATAAAACACACCTCTATAGAAGTCATAGAAATATATCTTCTTCTGCAGTGATACAGATTGATATGGCAAGTGATGTGGGAATCCCCCCAaaagcatctcatgatcttatggtgaGACAAGTAGGTAGGAGGGAGAATCTAGGATTTATTCCAGAGGATTACAAAAACTACTTGCGATCCAAAAGAACAATAAACATGAGAGTTGGGGATACAGGGGGTGTATTGGAGTATTTGCAGAAAATGCAGTTTGATGATCCgaattttttttatgctattcaagttgatgaagatgatttgattactaatattttttggtCTGATGCTAAGATGAGAGCTGATTATGTTAATTTTGGAGATGTTGTTTGCTTTGACACCACCTACAGAAAGAACAATGAAGGTCGACCAATTGCGTTGTTTGTAGGTGTTAATCATCATAAACAATCCATACTTTTTGGTGCaactttattatatgatgaaaccAGTTTAACTTTTGAGTGGTTGTTTGATACATTAACTAGAGCTATGGGTGAGAAAAAACCAACTACTATTCTTACAGATCAAGATGCAGCAATGGCAAAAGCATTAGCTTCTAGATGGCCTGAAACACATCATCGTTTGTGCATTTGGCACATTTATCAAAATGCCGCCATACATTTGAGTCAAGTTTTTTCTCAGTTTAGAGACTTTGCTAAAGATTTTGCCTCatgtatatatgattttgatgaagatgaagattttatGTGA
- the LOC121991433 gene encoding CTD nuclear envelope phosphatase 1B-like: RLQVVLDLDETLVWAYETSSLPSAVRMQSIEAGLKCFELECISSEKDANGRPKVNHVTVFERPGLHEFLKHFSEFADLILFTAGLEGYASPVIDRIDADKKLSHRLYRPSTVSTEHREHVKDLTCVSKDHSRTVIVNNNPFIFLLQPSNGVPCVPFFAAQPCDNQLMEVILPLLKQLSFQKDVRPVLYEKFHMPEWFEHQGIPSINLSL, encoded by the exons CGTTTGCAGGTTGTACTTGATTTGGATGAGACTTTAGTTTGGGCATATGAGACATCTAGTCTTCCGTCTGCAGTTCGTATGCAGTCCATTGAAGCTGGTCTAAAGTGCTTTGAACTAGAATGTATATCTTCAGAAAAG GATGCCaatggaagaccaaaggtcaaccATGTCACTGTGTTTGAACGTCCTGGTTTGCACGAATTCTTAAAACACTTTAGTGAATTTGCAGATCTTATTCTTTTCACAGCTGGCCTTGAAG GTTATGCTAGTCCTGTTATTGACAGAATAGACGCTGACAAAAAATTAAGTCATCGGCTATACAGGCCTTCGACTGTGAGCAC GGAACACCGAGAACATGTCAAAGACCTTACTTGTGTATCGAAAGACCACTCCCGCACGGTTATTGTCAACAACAATCCATTTATCTTCTTGCTTCAACCTTCCAATGGAGTACCATGCGTGCCATTCTTTGCAGCACAGCCTTGTGATAACCAG CTCATGGAAGTCATTCTTCCCCTTCTGAAGCAACTTTCATTTCAGAAGGATGTCAGACCTGTTCTATATGAAAAGTTTCACATGCCCGAATGGTTTGAACACCAAGGAATCCCCTCCATAAACCTTAGTCTGTGA